A single Brevundimonas sp. M20 DNA region contains:
- the aroB gene encoding 3-dehydroquinate synthase: MTTTVLVSGAGFLPYDVVVGGGLLRELGQHVAPLAKGRTVVVTDETVANIHGPTVLKALEDAGVRARLLAVPAGESSKSFAELERVLDRMLAFGLDRSDIVVALGGGVVGDLAGLAAALYMRGIDFVQVPTTLLAQVDSSVGGKTAIDTPRGKNLIGAFHQPRLVVADIDVLATLPERQLRSGWAEVLKHGLICDAAFFDWLAGEGAVGVKGDPAALHRAVVRSVEIKSRIVGEDEKEAGRRALLNLGHTFGHAIEAELDFDEEKLAHGEAVALGCAMAFRYSAATGLCAQADADRVETVTAAAGLPVRLAEVGQFGAEALIRRMEGDKKAEGGRLTLILARAIGEAFTDKTVDRATLTAFLKAEGAA; this comes from the coding sequence GTGACGACGACGGTGCTGGTTTCAGGGGCTGGCTTCCTGCCCTACGATGTCGTCGTGGGGGGCGGGCTCCTGCGCGAGTTGGGCCAGCACGTCGCGCCGCTGGCGAAGGGGCGAACCGTGGTCGTCACCGACGAGACAGTGGCCAACATCCATGGACCCACGGTGCTGAAGGCGCTGGAGGACGCGGGCGTGCGGGCCCGGCTGCTGGCGGTGCCGGCGGGAGAGAGCTCCAAGTCCTTCGCCGAGCTGGAGCGGGTGCTGGACCGGATGCTGGCCTTCGGGCTGGATCGTAGCGACATCGTCGTGGCGCTGGGCGGCGGCGTGGTCGGCGATCTGGCCGGACTGGCAGCGGCGCTCTACATGCGCGGCATCGACTTCGTGCAGGTTCCGACGACCCTGCTGGCGCAGGTCGACAGCTCGGTAGGCGGCAAGACGGCCATCGACACCCCGCGCGGCAAGAACCTGATCGGCGCCTTCCATCAGCCCCGGCTGGTGGTTGCGGACATCGACGTGCTGGCGACCCTGCCGGAGCGGCAGCTGCGGTCGGGCTGGGCCGAGGTGCTGAAGCACGGCCTGATCTGCGACGCGGCCTTCTTCGACTGGCTGGCTGGAGAGGGCGCGGTCGGCGTCAAGGGCGACCCGGCGGCGCTGCATCGCGCCGTGGTTCGCTCGGTCGAGATCAAGAGCCGCATCGTCGGCGAGGACGAGAAGGAGGCGGGGCGGCGCGCCCTGCTGAACCTCGGCCACACCTTCGGCCACGCCATCGAGGCGGAGCTGGACTTCGACGAGGAGAAGCTGGCCCACGGCGAGGCGGTGGCGCTGGGCTGCGCCATGGCCTTCCGCTACTCGGCCGCGACCGGGCTGTGCGCTCAGGCGGACGCGGACCGGGTCGAGACGGTGACGGCGGCGGCCGGTCTGCCGGTGCGTCTGGCCGAGGTGGGCCAGTTCGGGGCGGAGGCCCTGATCAGGCGGATGGAGGGGGACAAGAAGGCCGAGGGCGGCCGCCTGACCCTGATCCTGGCCCGGGCCATCGGCGAGGCCTTCACCGACAAGACCGTGGACCGTGCGACCCTGACCGCCTTCCTGAAGGCCGAGGGCGCGGCGTGA
- a CDS encoding pseudouridine synthase, with protein sequence MAFHPRDNDKKPRPRQDGDRDGPRKPYVKRVESADSERGPPRGGKPFAKGPRADKPAGKFGAKPGSKPGGKPAADEAPKRSERIAKAMARAGIASRREVERLIGLGQVAVNGKILDTPATLVTRDDVITVNGKPIGAAQATRVWRYHKPAGLVTSHGDPQGRPTVFDALPSGLPRVISVGRLDLNTEGLLILTNDGELSRALELPQTELVRQYRARARGRVTQLQLDSLKDGVTVDGVRYGPIEATLDKAREKAEGEKSSANLWISVSITEGKNREVRKVLEHLGLTVNRLIRLAYGPFQLGTLPVGSVEEVGPRVIRELLAEHIRPENLPTGNTVSTPAPIPGRRTSAPIVKGASGSALSDPSRKPSRVRAAEAAATEGGDTGRRAPKKDGWAKAKPKFEHTKTFKPRERTAPARKDEDGGDRPKRAFTPRDDQFIDDRRKPAGGPRKTGGKPAFGDKPAYGAKPSGGRTFGKPAGGGGARPGGSRPSGGAGRGGPRGPRSGG encoded by the coding sequence ATGGCCTTCCATCCCCGAGACAACGACAAGAAGCCGCGCCCTCGTCAAGACGGCGACCGCGACGGCCCCCGCAAACCCTACGTCAAACGCGTCGAGAGCGCGGACAGCGAGCGCGGTCCGCCGCGCGGCGGCAAACCCTTCGCCAAGGGCCCCCGCGCTGACAAGCCGGCCGGCAAGTTCGGCGCGAAGCCGGGCTCCAAACCGGGGGGCAAGCCCGCCGCCGACGAGGCCCCCAAGCGCAGCGAGCGCATCGCCAAGGCCATGGCCCGGGCGGGCATCGCCTCGCGCCGCGAGGTCGAGCGCCTGATCGGCCTGGGCCAGGTGGCCGTCAACGGCAAGATCCTGGACACGCCCGCGACCCTGGTGACCCGCGACGACGTGATCACCGTGAACGGCAAGCCCATCGGCGCGGCGCAGGCCACGCGGGTCTGGCGCTATCACAAGCCCGCCGGGCTGGTGACGTCGCACGGCGACCCGCAGGGCCGCCCGACGGTCTTCGACGCCCTGCCCAGCGGCCTGCCGCGGGTGATCTCGGTCGGCCGCCTCGACCTGAACACCGAGGGCCTGCTGATCCTGACCAACGACGGCGAATTGAGCCGCGCGCTGGAGCTGCCGCAAACCGAGCTGGTCCGCCAGTACCGCGCCCGCGCCCGTGGCCGCGTCACCCAGCTGCAGCTCGACAGCCTGAAGGACGGCGTCACCGTCGACGGCGTCCGCTACGGCCCGATCGAGGCGACCCTCGACAAGGCCAGGGAGAAGGCCGAGGGCGAGAAGTCGTCGGCCAACCTGTGGATCAGTGTCTCGATCACCGAGGGCAAGAACCGGGAAGTCCGCAAGGTGCTGGAGCATCTGGGCCTGACCGTGAACCGCCTGATCCGTCTGGCCTACGGTCCGTTCCAGCTGGGCACCCTGCCGGTGGGCTCGGTCGAGGAGGTCGGTCCGCGGGTGATCCGTGAGCTGCTGGCAGAGCACATCCGGCCCGAGAACCTGCCGACCGGCAATACGGTCAGCACCCCCGCGCCGATCCCCGGCCGCCGCACCTCGGCGCCGATCGTGAAGGGCGCCTCGGGCTCGGCCCTGTCGGACCCGTCGCGCAAGCCCAGCCGCGTCCGCGCCGCCGAGGCCGCCGCGACCGAGGGTGGCGACACCGGCCGTCGGGCCCCGAAAAAGGACGGCTGGGCCAAGGCCAAGCCGAAGTTCGAGCACACCAAGACCTTCAAGCCCCGTGAGCGCACCGCGCCCGCCCGCAAGGACGAGGACGGCGGCGACCGGCCGAAACGCGCCTTCACTCCCCGCGATGACCAGTTCATCGACGACCGCCGCAAGCCGGCGGGCGGCCCCCGCAAGACCGGCGGCAAGCCGGCCTTCGGGGACAAGCCTGCCTATGGCGCCAAGCCCTCGGGCGGCCGCACCTTCGGCAAGCCCGCCGGGGGCGGCGGGGCTCGCCCCGGCGGCTCGCGTCCGTCCGGCGGGGCCGGGCGGGGCGGTCCGCGTGGTCCGCGCTCGGGCGGCTGA
- a CDS encoding PleD family two-component system response regulator, translating to MSQGLDGLRESAVINLTGAVTMVVDDSPFGLDITASALLGFGIKTRYACHSGIEAMEILKDHPVDLLVVDTEMPEMDGYALVRWLRRSGLDPNALTPVIMTASHIRRSRVAEARDCGANFVITKPFSAATLLERIIFVARDTRPFLEVGDYFGPDRRFREGKPPLEERRADVLRRMKLDAEQAAAQTNAGGAA from the coding sequence ATGAGTCAGGGGCTGGACGGGCTGCGCGAGAGCGCGGTGATCAATCTCACCGGCGCCGTGACCATGGTCGTGGACGATTCGCCGTTCGGGCTCGACATCACCGCCAGCGCCCTGCTCGGCTTCGGCATCAAGACCCGTTACGCTTGCCATAGCGGCATTGAAGCTATGGAAATCCTCAAGGATCACCCTGTTGATCTGCTGGTGGTCGATACCGAAATGCCCGAAATGGACGGCTATGCACTGGTGCGCTGGCTGCGCCGGTCCGGGCTGGATCCGAACGCCCTCACCCCCGTCATCATGACCGCCAGCCACATCCGCCGATCCCGTGTCGCCGAAGCCCGCGACTGCGGAGCGAATTTCGTGATTACCAAGCCCTTCAGCGCCGCAACCCTGCTGGAGCGGATCATCTTCGTCGCGCGCGACACCCGCCCCTTCCTGGAGGTCGGCGACTATTTCGGTCCCGACCGCCGCTTCCGCGAGGGCAAGCCGCCGTTGGAGGAACGGCGAGCCGATGTGCTCCGCCGGATGAAGCTGGACGCCGAACAGGCGGCTGCTCAGACCAATGCCGGGGGGGCCGCATGA
- a CDS encoding tyrosine recombinase: protein MSSPQIEAFLEMMAVERDASPHTLSAYARDLADAEGGVDGGLMQADETAVETWYAGLAARGLSPATQSRRRAAVRQFYRFALGEGWRQDDPSRRLDAPKQGRSLPNVLTREEIEALLEAAAARDGAAGIRMVALVELAYASGLRVSELLALKVEAVRRDPAWLIVRGKGGKERLAPLNASAREAVKAWLEAREAARKPEAPDSQWLFPSPVGKAALTPRRFAQMLGQAAIDAGIDPARVSPHVLRHAFATHLLEGGADLRVVQTLLGHADIATTQIYTHVATDRLARMVQEKHPLARDD from the coding sequence ATGAGCAGTCCCCAGATCGAGGCCTTCCTCGAGATGATGGCTGTGGAGCGGGACGCCTCGCCCCACACCCTGTCCGCCTACGCCCGCGATCTGGCCGACGCCGAGGGTGGCGTGGACGGCGGGCTGATGCAGGCCGATGAGACGGCGGTGGAGACCTGGTACGCCGGTCTGGCGGCGCGCGGCCTGTCCCCCGCGACCCAGTCCCGACGTCGCGCCGCCGTGCGTCAGTTCTATCGCTTCGCTCTCGGTGAAGGCTGGCGGCAGGACGACCCGTCGCGCCGGCTCGACGCCCCGAAACAGGGTCGTTCCCTGCCCAACGTCCTGACCCGCGAGGAGATTGAAGCCCTGCTGGAAGCCGCCGCCGCCCGCGACGGCGCCGCCGGGATTCGCATGGTGGCGCTGGTGGAACTGGCCTACGCCTCCGGCCTGCGAGTGTCCGAGTTGCTGGCGCTGAAGGTCGAGGCCGTTCGCCGCGATCCCGCCTGGCTGATCGTGCGCGGCAAGGGCGGCAAGGAGCGGCTGGCTCCGCTGAACGCCTCGGCGCGCGAGGCGGTGAAGGCATGGCTAGAAGCCCGCGAGGCCGCCCGCAAGCCGGAAGCGCCGGACAGTCAGTGGCTGTTCCCCTCCCCGGTCGGCAAGGCCGCGCTGACGCCCCGCCGCTTCGCCCAGATGCTGGGTCAGGCGGCCATCGACGCCGGGATCGACCCGGCGCGGGTCAGCCCCCACGTCCTGCGTCACGCGTTCGCCACCCATCTGCTTGAAGGCGGGGCCGACCTGCGCGTCGTCCAGACTCTGCTGGGTCACGCCGACATCGCCACCACCCAGATCTACACCCACGTCGCCACGGATCGGCTGGCCAGAATGGTGCAGGAGAAGCACCCTCTGGCGCGGGATGACTGA
- a CDS encoding MliC family protein produces MKTLLVPALAVLSLAACGRQPAEAPTDGDSVRERAEEAQTARRRTGAELQDRALNRVIRAVYICNDGQRLSVDFDNPREMATVRNSNGEAVDLFQERAADGIWYRASGYELRGKGTQATWTANNLPPTTCRAVD; encoded by the coding sequence ATGAAGACGCTTCTGGTCCCGGCGCTCGCCGTCCTCTCGCTGGCCGCCTGCGGCCGTCAGCCGGCCGAGGCCCCGACCGACGGTGATTCGGTCCGTGAGCGCGCCGAGGAAGCCCAGACCGCCCGCCGCCGCACGGGCGCCGAGCTTCAGGACCGCGCCCTGAACCGGGTCATCCGCGCCGTCTATATCTGCAATGACGGCCAGCGCCTGTCGGTGGACTTCGACAACCCCCGGGAGATGGCCACCGTCCGCAACTCGAACGGCGAGGCCGTTGACCTGTTCCAGGAACGTGCCGCCGACGGCATCTGGTATCGCGCCTCGGGCTACGAACTGCGCGGCAAGGGAACCCAGGCGACCTGGACCGCGAACAACCTGCCCCCGACCACCTGCCGCGCGGTCGACTAG
- a CDS encoding chemotaxis protein CheE yields MTVITHSRRKSRLSKIIDQAGGFSVGAALTQARANMDALKPRSAAEVADRIAELAALAPTDTADVAETQTALVRAYHVANGVIDAAGPFGMDDVCAVAVGLCDLIDATTAERPFDWRVVPIYARSLQLLLALPEDADARKKVREGLEQMVDRKLAQPG; encoded by the coding sequence ATGACTGTCATCACCCATTCACGCCGCAAGTCCCGTCTGTCGAAGATCATTGATCAGGCCGGCGGCTTCAGCGTCGGCGCCGCACTGACGCAGGCCCGGGCCAATATGGACGCCCTGAAACCCCGCAGCGCGGCCGAGGTGGCGGATCGCATCGCCGAACTGGCGGCTCTCGCGCCGACCGACACGGCAGACGTCGCAGAGACCCAGACCGCGCTGGTTCGGGCCTATCACGTCGCGAACGGCGTGATCGACGCCGCAGGGCCGTTCGGAATGGATGACGTCTGTGCGGTCGCGGTTGGCCTGTGCGACCTGATCGACGCGACCACGGCGGAACGCCCGTTCGATTGGCGTGTCGTGCCGATCTACGCCCGGTCGCTGCAACTCCTGCTCGCGCTGCCGGAAGACGCCGACGCCCGTAAAAAGGTGCGCGAGGGACTTGAGCAGATGGTGGACCGGAAGCTGGCGCAGCCGGGCTGA
- the tadA gene encoding tRNA adenosine(34) deaminase TadA: MEGHDERFMRMALACAQAAADAGETPVGCVIVDESTGQVVAEGMNGPIGAHDPTAHAEIVALRAAARKLGNYRLTGLTLYVTLEPCAMCAGAISHARIGRVVWGADDAKGGAVAHGPRFFDQPTCHWRPVAEGGVLAAEGGDLLRSFFRARRKGTPPDTAR, translated from the coding sequence ATGGAAGGCCATGATGAGCGGTTCATGCGCATGGCCTTGGCCTGCGCGCAAGCGGCGGCGGACGCCGGAGAGACTCCGGTCGGCTGTGTGATCGTCGACGAATCGACCGGTCAGGTCGTCGCCGAGGGCATGAACGGCCCCATCGGCGCCCACGATCCGACCGCCCACGCCGAGATCGTCGCCCTGCGCGCGGCGGCCCGAAAGCTGGGCAATTACAGGCTCACAGGCCTGACGCTGTATGTGACGCTGGAGCCCTGCGCCATGTGCGCCGGGGCCATCAGCCACGCTCGTATCGGCCGGGTGGTCTGGGGCGCCGACGACGCCAAGGGCGGCGCCGTCGCCCACGGCCCGCGCTTCTTCGACCAGCCGACCTGCCACTGGCGCCCCGTCGCCGAGGGCGGGGTTCTGGCCGCCGAGGGGGGCGACCTCCTGCGGTCCTTCTTCCGGGCCCGCCGCAAGGGAACGCCCCCCGATACGGCGCGTTGA
- a CDS encoding shikimate kinase, producing the protein MTEFEPIPVHQRTIALVGLMGVGKSTVGRRLARRLGLSFADGDEEIESAAGMTVSDIFASMGEGEFRAGEARVMRRLLEGPRLVLATGGGAMLNLETRALMKTHAVTVWMRADLEVIAQRVQRRDTRPLLRGKDPLETLRTLAEARYPVYGEADLTVDVAGGAHAEAVEAIVRALEAHGAMEIKA; encoded by the coding sequence ATGACCGAATTCGAGCCGATTCCCGTCCATCAGCGCACCATAGCGCTGGTCGGGCTGATGGGGGTGGGGAAATCGACCGTCGGGCGCCGGCTGGCCAGGCGGCTGGGCCTGTCCTTTGCGGACGGCGACGAAGAGATCGAGTCGGCGGCGGGCATGACCGTTTCGGACATCTTCGCCAGCATGGGCGAGGGCGAGTTCCGGGCGGGAGAGGCGCGGGTGATGCGTCGCCTTCTGGAGGGACCGCGTCTGGTGCTGGCCACCGGCGGCGGGGCCATGCTGAATCTCGAAACCCGGGCGCTGATGAAGACCCATGCGGTGACGGTCTGGATGCGGGCCGATCTGGAGGTCATCGCCCAGAGGGTGCAACGGCGCGACACCCGACCGCTTTTGCGAGGCAAGGACCCGTTGGAGACCCTGCGGACGCTGGCCGAGGCCCGGTATCCTGTTTACGGCGAAGCGGACCTGACGGTTGATGTGGCCGGCGGCGCCCATGCCGAGGCCGTGGAGGCCATAGTGCGGGCGCTTGAGGCCCACGGGGCGATGGAGATCAAGGCGTGA
- a CDS encoding acetyl-CoA carboxylase carboxyltransferase subunit alpha has protein sequence MATHYLEFEKPIAELEAKIEELSLLASTAGSFDSEIDGLKKKADQLRKKIYNGLDPWMKTQVARHPQRPHFVDYVEGLFTDFVELKGDRQFGDDQAILGGLARLRGRAVVIMGHEKGHDTQTRLTHNFGMARPEGYRKAVRLMDLAEQYGLPVLSFVDTAGAYPGLGAEERGQAEAIARSTERGLTLGVPSIATITGEGGSGGAIAIAAASRVLMLEHSIYSVISPEGAAGILWRDGSRARDAAMAMKITGPDLVELKIVDRIIGEPLGGAHTDRAAAIAAVGDVLVEELDAMAGLSPEQLRKARADRFYAIGRLS, from the coding sequence ATGGCCACGCACTACCTCGAGTTCGAAAAGCCGATCGCCGAATTGGAGGCGAAGATCGAGGAGCTGTCGCTGCTCGCCTCGACCGCGGGCTCGTTCGACTCCGAGATCGACGGCCTGAAGAAGAAGGCCGATCAGCTCCGCAAGAAAATCTACAACGGCCTCGATCCGTGGATGAAGACGCAGGTCGCGCGCCACCCGCAGCGTCCGCACTTCGTCGACTATGTCGAGGGTCTGTTCACCGACTTTGTCGAGTTGAAGGGCGACCGGCAGTTCGGCGACGATCAGGCGATTCTGGGCGGTCTCGCCAGGCTGCGGGGTCGGGCGGTGGTGATCATGGGTCACGAGAAGGGTCACGACACCCAGACCCGCCTGACCCACAATTTCGGCATGGCCCGTCCCGAAGGCTACCGCAAGGCGGTGCGCCTGATGGATCTGGCCGAGCAGTACGGCCTGCCGGTGCTGTCTTTCGTGGACACCGCCGGCGCCTACCCAGGCCTCGGCGCCGAAGAGCGTGGTCAGGCTGAAGCCATCGCCCGCTCGACCGAGCGCGGCCTGACGCTGGGCGTCCCCTCCATCGCCACCATCACGGGCGAAGGCGGTTCGGGCGGCGCCATCGCCATCGCCGCCGCCAGCCGCGTGCTGATGCTGGAGCACTCGATCTATTCGGTCATCTCGCCGGAAGGCGCCGCGGGCATCCTCTGGCGCGACGGCAGCCGGGCCCGGGACGCGGCCATGGCGATGAAGATCACCGGCCCCGATCTGGTCGAGCTGAAGATCGTGGACCGCATCATCGGCGAGCCGCTGGGCGGCGCCCACACCGACCGCGCGGCAGCCATCGCCGCTGTTGGCGATGTGCTGGTCGAGGAACTGGACGCCATGGCTGGCCTATCGCCCGAGCAACTGCGCAAGGCCCGCGCCGACCGCTTCTACGCCATCGGCCGCCTGAGCTAG
- a CDS encoding ABC transporter ATP-binding protein/permease, giving the protein MRGERGAGRRQGSEAKAAQAGLTTPTDGPPTLQALADLLRLVGRSNAPQLKLRLVAAIGMTLAGKGLGVMAPLVLGAAVNHLAAGQGTEVAVGLGFAAFALGWAIVRLLSAVAPNASDVVFAPVRSAAQRTAATETFGHALSLSLDFHQTKRSGSLSRTMDRGSRAVDFLLRILAFNLVPTGVELVLAAGVLAGKYDWRFGAVAVAVVAIYAVSTFALSNWRIEHRRIMNAADTQAAGVSVDALLNYETVKSFGAEARAARSYDAALGDYTRAALKANSSLALLNVIQAVIMNVGLGVMAIMAGFEAAAGRMGPGDVTAAVLIMISLYAPLNILGFAYREIRQSFIDMEEMLKVTRQAPQVADAADAAPLDRAAGVNGAALTFEHVGFRHDARANGLENVSFHAAPGTTTALVGPSGSGKSTIVKLALRLIDPQEGRVLVDGVDVRAVTQESLRAAVALVPQDVALFNDTLRANIGFARPDADEAAIWAAAEAAELAEFIGQLPDGLNTVVGERGLKLSGGERQRVGIARALLADPCILILDEATSALDSRTETAIQKTLRKARAGRTTLVVAHRLSTIADADQILVLKAGRIVERGAHHELVARQGGEYAALWRKQTRGARVKAGLEA; this is encoded by the coding sequence ATGAGAGGTGAACGCGGGGCCGGGCGACGGCAGGGATCGGAAGCAAAGGCGGCGCAAGCCGGGCTGACAACCCCCACCGACGGCCCGCCGACGCTCCAGGCGCTGGCCGACCTGCTACGGCTGGTCGGCCGCTCCAATGCGCCGCAGCTGAAACTGCGTCTGGTCGCCGCCATCGGAATGACGCTGGCCGGCAAGGGGCTGGGCGTTATGGCGCCGCTGGTGCTGGGGGCGGCGGTCAACCATCTGGCGGCGGGGCAGGGGACGGAGGTCGCCGTCGGTCTCGGCTTCGCGGCCTTTGCGCTGGGGTGGGCCATCGTCCGGTTGCTGTCGGCCGTCGCGCCGAATGCTTCGGACGTGGTCTTCGCCCCGGTTCGATCCGCGGCCCAGCGCACGGCGGCGACCGAGACGTTCGGCCACGCCCTCAGTCTGTCGTTGGACTTTCATCAGACCAAGCGGTCGGGTTCCCTGTCCCGGACCATGGATCGCGGCTCGAGGGCCGTGGATTTCCTGCTGCGCATTCTCGCCTTCAACCTCGTGCCCACCGGCGTCGAGCTCGTGCTGGCGGCGGGTGTTCTGGCGGGCAAGTACGACTGGCGCTTCGGGGCCGTGGCGGTCGCCGTGGTGGCCATCTACGCCGTTTCGACCTTCGCCCTGTCCAACTGGCGGATCGAGCACCGCCGGATCATGAACGCCGCCGACACCCAGGCGGCCGGGGTCTCGGTCGACGCCCTGCTGAACTATGAGACGGTCAAGTCCTTCGGCGCCGAAGCGCGCGCCGCGCGGAGCTATGACGCGGCCCTCGGCGACTACACGCGCGCGGCCTTGAAGGCGAACAGCTCGCTCGCCCTTCTGAACGTGATCCAGGCCGTGATCATGAATGTCGGCCTCGGTGTCATGGCGATCATGGCGGGGTTCGAAGCCGCCGCCGGCCGCATGGGACCGGGCGATGTCACCGCCGCCGTCCTGATCATGATCAGCCTGTATGCGCCACTGAACATTCTGGGCTTCGCCTATCGCGAAATTCGCCAGTCCTTCATCGACATGGAGGAGATGTTGAAGGTCACCCGTCAGGCGCCGCAGGTCGCTGACGCCGCTGATGCGGCGCCGCTGGATCGCGCCGCCGGGGTGAACGGCGCCGCCCTGACGTTCGAGCACGTCGGCTTCCGCCACGACGCCCGCGCGAACGGGCTGGAGAACGTCAGTTTCCACGCCGCCCCGGGCACGACCACGGCGCTGGTCGGGCCGTCCGGTTCGGGCAAGTCCACGATCGTCAAACTGGCCCTGCGCTTGATTGACCCACAGGAGGGGCGGGTGCTGGTGGACGGCGTCGATGTGCGTGCGGTGACGCAGGAGAGCCTGCGCGCGGCGGTGGCTCTGGTCCCGCAGGACGTGGCCCTGTTCAACGACACCCTGCGCGCCAACATCGGCTTCGCACGCCCCGACGCGGACGAGGCGGCCATCTGGGCGGCGGCTGAGGCGGCCGAGTTGGCGGAATTCATCGGCCAGTTGCCGGACGGTCTGAACACCGTTGTCGGCGAACGGGGACTTAAGCTGTCCGGCGGTGAGCGCCAGCGTGTCGGCATCGCGCGGGCCCTGCTCGCCGATCCCTGCATCCTGATCCTGGACGAGGCCACCAGCGCGCTGGACAGTCGCACCGAGACCGCCATTCAGAAGACCTTGCGCAAGGCCCGCGCCGGGCGGACCACGCTGGTGGTGGCGCACCGGCTGTCCACCATCGCTGATGCGGACCAGATATTGGTGCTGAAGGCCGGTCGGATCGTGGAACGGGGCGCGCACCACGAGTTGGTCGCCCGTCAGGGCGGCGAGTATGCCGCCCTTTGGCGGAAGCAGACCCGGGGCGCGCGGGTCAAAGCCGGGCTGGAGGCCTGA